The proteins below are encoded in one region of Levilactobacillus namurensis:
- a CDS encoding ATP-binding protein has translation MFKQASIIHRSRRQRILIAAVCIALASQVSFQVYTPGFIIALSALLLPIFLYFNADLNPLLLSGMIAIASPIFRGILLFIGHASQTETILHFVVTDMAFYLCYGGLYYLLYWRRTQRNNSSFFLTIVLCDYLSNLLEVSLLTDFHNYSYHLFQLLFVAALVRSLFSCLLAFAYHYFTLLMRKESHEQRYYHFIWVASSVKSDVYFMQKSLGEIERVMKNAYLLNQKLEDLDVPQEYRDMALAVARDVHEIKKDYRNVTLELGEYFGSNQDAPMQLSDILKVTTTYIQAAIKHHHPNVVIEVHNQVDLLIPKHYYVVTILSNLIFNSVDALPKDKLNGCIQVTVTSAGADILLTVSDNGQGMDDRTQSMIFQPGFSTKFNATTGNIYRGIGLSHVKIIAQEQFDGNITVDSQLGRGTDFQVRLNKAHLLQEE, from the coding sequence TTGTTCAAACAAGCCTCAATTATCCATCGCAGTCGCCGGCAACGCATCCTGATTGCCGCGGTCTGTATCGCCCTGGCCTCCCAGGTCAGCTTTCAGGTCTACACCCCCGGCTTCATCATCGCCCTCTCGGCGCTCCTGTTGCCCATCTTCCTCTACTTCAACGCCGACCTGAATCCCCTGCTGCTGTCCGGCATGATTGCCATCGCCTCCCCCATTTTTCGGGGGATCCTGCTATTCATCGGCCACGCCTCTCAGACCGAGACCATCCTCCATTTCGTGGTGACCGATATGGCCTTCTACCTCTGCTACGGCGGGCTGTACTACCTGCTCTACTGGCGGCGGACCCAGCGCAACAACAGCTCCTTTTTCCTGACCATCGTTCTTTGTGATTATTTATCCAATCTTTTAGAAGTCAGCTTGCTGACCGACTTCCACAACTACAGCTACCACCTGTTCCAACTCCTCTTCGTGGCCGCATTGGTCCGCAGCCTGTTCAGTTGCCTATTGGCCTTCGCCTACCATTACTTCACCCTGTTGATGCGCAAGGAAAGCCACGAACAACGCTACTACCACTTCATCTGGGTCGCGTCTTCCGTGAAGAGCGACGTGTACTTTATGCAGAAGAGTCTCGGGGAGATCGAACGGGTCATGAAGAATGCCTACCTCCTGAACCAGAAGCTTGAGGACCTAGACGTCCCCCAGGAATACCGCGACATGGCGCTGGCGGTGGCCCGCGATGTTCACGAAATCAAAAAAGACTACCGCAATGTTACACTAGAACTAGGCGAATACTTCGGGAGCAACCAGGACGCACCCATGCAACTCTCAGACATCTTGAAGGTCACCACCACCTACATCCAAGCGGCCATCAAGCACCACCACCCCAACGTGGTGATCGAAGTCCATAACCAGGTCGACCTCTTGATTCCCAAGCACTATTACGTGGTCACGATTCTGTCTAACCTGATCTTCAATAGCGTTGACGCGTTGCCCAAGGATAAACTCAACGGCTGTATTCAGGTCACGGTCACCAGTGCCGGTGCCGACATCCTGCTGACCGTGAGTGACAATGGCCAGGGGATGGATGATCGAACCCAGTCCATGATCTTTCAGCCGGGGTTCTCGACTAAATTCAACGCGACGACCGGCAATATTTACCGTGGCATCGGGTTATCCCACGTCAAAATCATCGCCCAAGAACAGTTCGATGGCAACATCACCGTTGACTCGCAGCTGGGTCGCGGCACCGACTTTCAAGTTCGTCTGAACAAAGCCCATCTTCTTCAGGAGGAATAA
- a CDS encoding DNA-binding domain-containing protein, whose translation MKFYIVDDDPSIPMILQQILEQDPQNDVVGTATDAKMALADLMLTNVDIVLIDLLMPVISGTELVKKLKTAKPNLRFIMISQVRDSDLRAEAYQAGIEFFIDKPINIVEVKTVIQKVVQNIQMTAKLSNIQTLVDGGIVNSEPAVNQHAEQKEKILAILRYLGITSESGSSDILSVCQLMIDKNLSFKAIDFNQEYAIDDHEKKILFQRIRRAVKAGLTNLASLYIDNMGDEILVEYANALYEYKNVRAEMAYHQGKRESGGKVSLQHFFDGLTHEI comes from the coding sequence ATGAAATTCTACATCGTTGATGACGACCCATCCATTCCCATGATTCTGCAACAGATTCTCGAACAGGACCCGCAAAATGACGTGGTGGGCACCGCTACCGATGCCAAAATGGCGCTGGCCGACCTGATGCTGACCAACGTCGATATTGTCCTGATTGACCTGTTGATGCCCGTGATTTCGGGAACCGAGCTGGTCAAGAAGCTGAAGACGGCCAAGCCCAACCTGCGCTTCATCATGATCTCCCAGGTCCGCGACAGCGACTTACGGGCGGAAGCCTACCAGGCCGGCATCGAGTTCTTCATCGACAAGCCCATCAACATCGTCGAGGTCAAGACCGTGATTCAAAAGGTGGTCCAAAACATCCAGATGACCGCCAAGCTGAGTAACATCCAAACCTTAGTCGATGGGGGCATTGTCAACAGTGAACCCGCCGTCAACCAGCATGCCGAGCAAAAGGAAAAGATCCTCGCCATCCTCCGCTACCTGGGAATCACCTCTGAGTCCGGGTCGTCCGACATTCTCTCCGTCTGCCAGTTGATGATCGACAAGAACCTGAGTTTTAAAGCCATCGATTTCAACCAGGAATACGCCATCGACGACCACGAAAAGAAGATCCTCTTCCAGCGGATTCGACGCGCCGTCAAAGCTGGGCTGACCAACCTGGCGAGTCTGTACATCGATAACATGGGCGACGAGATCCTGGTCGAATACGCCAACGCCCTCTATGAATATAAAAACGTGCGGGCCGAGATGGCCTACCACCAAGGCAAGCGCGAATCTGGCGGCAAGGTCTCCCTACAACACTTCTTCGACGGACTGACCCACGAAATCTGA
- a CDS encoding putative holin-like toxin — protein MSVFQALSLMIAFATLMVLIDRNNDRK, from the coding sequence ATGTCTGTTTTTCAGGCACTATCATTGATGATTGCTTTCGCAACGTTGATGGTTCTGATCGACCGTAATAACGACCGTAAATAA
- a CDS encoding Crp/Fnr family transcriptional regulator, which produces MIRKSEYPRYLQLLKRRPEFSAFTAEQFAELAHVMRVKQLPKGQLLFDQADPRDRFFFVFSGLLRTERIDESGDFTFYSFIPKDKGFPYRGLFHDQEYAYSVNTLTPVEIVSFPMTVFEGLLTENSEVMRRVIVEMGQIINENENQLQTMVTSSASDRVHNALKILSQQMGQPLDDGRILIPYPITLIELSRMAGTTRETAGQVVQRLETAGRVVYEHKRFTFNPYIE; this is translated from the coding sequence ATGATTCGAAAAAGCGAATATCCACGTTATTTGCAATTATTGAAACGGCGACCAGAATTCAGTGCGTTTACGGCAGAGCAGTTCGCCGAGCTAGCACACGTGATGCGGGTCAAGCAGTTACCCAAAGGTCAACTCCTGTTTGACCAAGCCGATCCCCGGGACCGGTTCTTCTTCGTCTTTTCTGGTCTACTACGTACGGAACGCATCGATGAATCGGGGGACTTTACGTTTTATTCGTTTATTCCTAAGGACAAGGGCTTTCCGTACCGGGGCTTGTTCCACGACCAGGAGTACGCCTATTCCGTGAACACGTTGACGCCGGTGGAAATCGTGTCGTTTCCCATGACGGTCTTCGAGGGACTCTTGACGGAGAATTCCGAGGTCATGCGGCGAGTGATCGTTGAGATGGGTCAGATCATTAACGAGAACGAAAATCAGCTGCAGACCATGGTCACGTCCAGCGCCAGTGACCGGGTGCATAACGCCTTGAAGATCCTAAGTCAACAGATGGGGCAGCCGTTGGATGATGGCCGCATTCTGATTCCCTATCCCATCACGTTGATCGAGCTCAGCCGGATGGCGGGAACCACCCGTGAGACGGCGGGGCAGGTGGTCCAGCGGTTGGAAACGGCGGGCCGGGTGGTCTACGAACATAAGCGCTTCACGTTTAATCCTTACATCGAGTAG
- the arcD gene encoding arginine-ornithine antiporter, which yields MEESKGKLNLLELIALVVGSIVGGGVFNLMHDMSANAGAGAIIIGWIITAFGMIMLALTFQNLTMKRPDLDAGVYSYAEAGFGKYMGFNSAWGYWASAWLGNVGYATLLMSAVAYFFPIFGDGQNIWSIVAASFILWGCHFMILRGVESASFVNTIITIAKLIPIFIFLVTMIIAFKLGVFTHGFWFTPSGSFQFADVMKQVQSTMLVTVWVFIGIEGAVVFSGRAKKREDVGRATVLGIITVILIYMLITLLSLGVMRRGGLANLGQPAMAYLLQSVVGKWGAVLVNAGLIISVVGAWLSWTMFAGQLPYEAAKEGSFPKFFAKENKNGAPVNSLLFTNICVEIFMFSYLITASAYNFFYSVASAAILIPYMFSAFYQLKFSKNESLDTPGRSWNITVGVISSIYALWLLYAANLGFIMLMSLLFALGIPVFMQLQKKDNHAEKVFTSGERIVAIVIGVLAIITIIELFRLGMNDFLGLTWGDFGKLF from the coding sequence ATGGAGGAATCCAAAGGGAAACTTAATTTACTTGAACTAATCGCGTTGGTCGTGGGATCAATCGTCGGTGGTGGGGTATTCAACTTAATGCACGATATGTCCGCCAACGCCGGTGCCGGGGCCATCATCATTGGGTGGATCATCACCGCTTTTGGGATGATCATGTTAGCCTTGACCTTCCAGAACTTGACCATGAAACGGCCAGACCTGGATGCCGGGGTCTACTCGTACGCTGAAGCCGGCTTCGGGAAGTACATGGGGTTCAACTCCGCTTGGGGTTACTGGGCCTCCGCTTGGTTGGGGAACGTGGGGTACGCGACACTGCTAATGAGTGCCGTGGCCTACTTCTTCCCAATCTTCGGCGATGGTCAGAACATCTGGTCCATCGTTGCGGCCTCCTTCATTCTCTGGGGCTGCCACTTCATGATTTTACGCGGGGTCGAATCCGCGTCCTTCGTTAACACCATTATCACCATTGCCAAGTTGATTCCAATCTTTATCTTCTTGGTTACCATGATTATCGCCTTCAAGCTGGGCGTCTTCACGCACGGCTTCTGGTTCACACCTTCCGGGAGTTTCCAGTTCGCCGATGTCATGAAGCAAGTTCAAAGTACCATGTTAGTGACGGTCTGGGTCTTCATCGGGATCGAAGGTGCGGTGGTCTTCTCTGGCCGGGCCAAGAAGCGTGAAGATGTTGGTCGGGCAACCGTCTTAGGAATCATCACGGTTATCCTGATTTACATGTTGATTACCCTGCTCTCCTTAGGGGTTATGCGTCGGGGTGGCTTAGCCAACTTAGGTCAACCAGCCATGGCTTACCTGTTACAGAGTGTCGTGGGTAAGTGGGGTGCTGTCCTGGTTAACGCCGGACTAATCATCTCCGTTGTCGGGGCTTGGTTGTCCTGGACCATGTTCGCCGGGCAACTGCCTTACGAAGCCGCTAAGGAAGGTTCCTTCCCGAAGTTCTTCGCGAAGGAAAACAAGAACGGGGCGCCCGTCAATTCCCTGCTCTTCACCAACATCTGTGTTGAAATCTTCATGTTCTCTTACCTGATTACGGCCAGTGCTTACAACTTCTTCTACTCCGTTGCGTCGGCTGCGATTCTGATTCCATACATGTTCTCAGCCTTCTATCAACTGAAGTTCTCGAAGAACGAAAGTCTGGACACACCAGGTCGGAGCTGGAACATCACCGTCGGGGTCATCTCCAGTATCTACGCCTTGTGGCTGTTATACGCCGCTAACTTAGGCTTTATCATGCTGATGTCCTTGCTCTTCGCTTTGGGGATTCCGGTCTTCATGCAATTGCAGAAGAAGGACAACCACGCCGAAAAGGTCTTCACGTCAGGTGAACGGATCGTGGCTATCGTGATTGGGGTCTTAGCCATCATCACGATTATCGAACTGTTCCGTCTGGGCATGAACGACTTCTTAGGCTTAACTTGGGGCGACTTCGGGAAGCTGTTCTAG
- the arcC gene encoding carbamate kinase yields MTKRRIVVALGGNAILSKDASAEAQQQALRDTAKYLVQFIKQGDDLIVSHGNGPQVGNLLLQQAAGSTAKNPAMPLDTAVAMTQGSIGYWMQNALGEEITKAGLDKDVTTVVTQVEVDPNDQAFTNPTKPIGPFYTKDEIGAIKDAHPDQTFVEDAGRGYRRVVPSPRPTGVKEYKAVNAMVEAGIVPISVGGGGVPVVQEGNRLVGREAVIDKDFASEKLAELVNADLLIILTAVDNIYINFNQPDQKKLETVNVAELKQYIDQDQFAKGSMLPKVQAAIDFVENSANGKAVVTSLENVGNFLKNGDGTIITK; encoded by the coding sequence ATGACAAAACGTCGCATTGTAGTGGCCCTTGGGGGTAACGCTATTTTATCAAAGGATGCTTCCGCTGAAGCACAACAACAAGCCCTGCGGGACACGGCAAAGTACCTGGTTCAATTCATCAAGCAAGGAGACGACCTGATTGTCTCCCACGGGAACGGTCCGCAAGTCGGGAACCTGTTGTTGCAACAGGCCGCCGGCAGCACGGCTAAGAACCCGGCGATGCCGCTGGATACGGCCGTGGCCATGACCCAAGGAAGCATTGGGTACTGGATGCAAAACGCGTTGGGTGAAGAGATCACCAAGGCAGGTCTGGACAAGGATGTCACCACGGTGGTCACCCAAGTCGAGGTCGACCCTAACGACCAAGCCTTCACCAACCCAACCAAGCCCATCGGCCCGTTCTACACCAAAGATGAAATTGGCGCGATTAAGGACGCCCACCCGGACCAGACCTTCGTCGAAGATGCGGGTCGGGGTTACCGGCGGGTAGTGCCTTCTCCACGGCCAACCGGGGTCAAGGAATACAAAGCTGTGAATGCCATGGTCGAAGCCGGCATCGTGCCCATTTCCGTTGGGGGCGGTGGGGTACCCGTTGTGCAAGAGGGTAACCGCTTAGTCGGCCGCGAAGCCGTGATTGACAAGGACTTCGCTTCTGAAAAACTGGCAGAACTGGTCAACGCCGACCTGCTGATCATCTTGACGGCGGTGGACAACATCTACATCAACTTTAACCAGCCGGATCAAAAGAAGCTGGAAACGGTCAACGTTGCTGAGTTGAAGCAATACATCGACCAAGACCAATTCGCCAAGGGGAGTATGTTGCCTAAGGTTCAAGCTGCGATCGACTTTGTCGAAAACAGTGCCAATGGTAAGGCGGTCGTCACGTCACTCGAAAACGTCGGGAACTTCCTGAAGAACGGTGACGGGACCATCATTACCAAGTAG